A genome region from Streptomyces sp. S4.7 includes the following:
- a CDS encoding ribbon-helix-helix protein, CopG family: MAMTLRLPDDLDAKLTERARRERRSKQELAIEAIRDAQDRAELKVDDVLAELMDSDAEILDYLK, translated from the coding sequence ATGGCGATGACACTCCGACTTCCCGACGACCTTGACGCGAAGCTCACCGAGCGGGCTCGTCGGGAGCGCCGCAGCAAGCAGGAGCTTGCCATTGAGGCCATCCGTGACGCGCAGGATCGGGCCGAGCTGAAGGTCGATGACGTCCTGGCGGAGCTCATGGACAGCGATGCGGAGATCCTGGACTATCTGAAGTGA
- a CDS encoding HAD family phosphatase: MTSERVLSWTPSAIVFDCDGTLMDTERHWQNAREHALGEFGLAPAPGFADRAKGLHYTQCGLLMAEEAGRPDLAADMTGSLLRIFRDLVAENPLTMPGARELVVSAATFAPLAVASNCPREVVESCLDTAGLRDYFGHIVVPDTGIRPKPQPDVYLAAARHCGTDPADTLAVEDSLCGVEAASRAGMRVLGVGPWPGERTTAMVDLWVSSLAEPDLSRWAAARIPRQATR, from the coding sequence ATGACCTCTGAACGAGTCCTCTCCTGGACCCCCTCGGCCATCGTCTTCGACTGTGACGGCACCCTCATGGACACCGAAAGACACTGGCAGAACGCTCGAGAACACGCGCTCGGCGAGTTCGGCCTCGCCCCGGCTCCGGGCTTCGCGGACCGTGCCAAGGGACTGCACTACACCCAGTGCGGCCTGCTCATGGCCGAGGAGGCCGGACGGCCCGACCTCGCGGCGGACATGACCGGCAGCCTGCTCCGGATCTTCCGCGACCTGGTCGCCGAGAACCCCCTGACCATGCCCGGAGCCCGTGAACTGGTCGTGTCCGCGGCCACGTTCGCCCCGCTGGCCGTGGCGAGCAACTGCCCGCGCGAGGTCGTCGAGTCCTGCCTGGACACGGCGGGCCTGCGTGACTACTTCGGCCACATCGTGGTCCCCGACACCGGAATCCGGCCCAAGCCGCAGCCGGACGTCTACCTGGCCGCGGCACGCCACTGCGGGACGGACCCGGCCGACACGCTCGCCGTGGAGGACTCCCTGTGCGGTGTCGAAGCCGCGTCACGGGCCGGTATGCGGGTGCTCGGGGTCGGCCCCTGGCCCGGAGAGCGGACCACGGCGATGGTCGACCTGTGGGTCAGCTCGCTCGCCGAACCGGACCTCTCGCGGTGGGCCGCCGCACGCATCCCCCGGCAGGCCACGCGCTGA
- a CDS encoding pyridoxamine 5'-phosphate oxidase family protein codes for MEKRTSSDGAAGGGPGAPENVADRVELRRIQLGLSPDELAHRAQMSLSYLRELASLHGDFDPEGLTRLANALDMTSVELLHGRADPPPGQPGAAAHPRLRRLTEHECWDRLDTHGVGRLGLRGDTAPVVVPVNYLVDGLSVVYRSEPGSVPAVDAGTSLSFEADHLDEARMSGWSVLLTGTAEHITDPGATGALADRAGSRPWAGGSRPLWIRLLPEQISGRVIDTH; via the coding sequence GTGGAGAAGCGCACATCATCGGACGGAGCGGCCGGGGGCGGGCCCGGGGCGCCGGAGAACGTGGCCGACCGGGTGGAACTGCGCCGGATCCAGTTGGGGCTCTCGCCGGACGAGTTGGCGCACCGCGCCCAGATGTCCCTGTCCTACCTGCGGGAGCTGGCTTCGCTGCACGGCGACTTCGATCCCGAGGGGCTGACCCGACTGGCCAACGCCCTGGACATGACATCCGTCGAACTGCTCCACGGACGCGCCGACCCGCCGCCGGGCCAGCCAGGCGCCGCGGCCCATCCGCGTCTGAGGCGGCTCACGGAGCACGAGTGCTGGGACCGGCTGGACACCCATGGGGTCGGGCGCCTGGGGCTACGCGGAGACACCGCGCCCGTGGTCGTACCGGTCAACTATCTCGTGGACGGGCTGAGCGTCGTGTACCGGAGCGAGCCCGGCAGCGTCCCCGCCGTCGACGCGGGCACGTCACTCTCCTTCGAGGCCGACCACCTCGACGAAGCGCGGATGAGCGGCTGGAGCGTGCTGCTGACAGGGACGGCCGAGCACATCACGGATCCCGGGGCAACGGGCGCACTCGCGGACCGGGCGGGCTCACGTCCCTGGGCGGGCGGGTCGCGGCCCCTGTGGATCCGGCTGCTGCCGGAGCAGATCAGCGGCCGGGTGATCGACACACACTGA
- a CDS encoding TRAM domain-containing protein, with the protein MQTEPQPSEQAPEQASLVGEEYEVEVGPVAHGGHCVARTDGGRVLFVRHALPGERIVARVTDGDEGSRYLRADAVTVLEASKERVEAPCPYAGPGMCGGCDWQHAKPGAQRRLKGDVITEQLQRLAGLTPEEAGWDGTVMPAPGDKLPAGEVPQWRTRVQYAVDADGRAGLRKHRSHDVQPVDHCMIASEGVSELGVEKREWPQMASVEAIAASGSGDRQVILAPLKGGRLPLVELDRPVSVLRIEEHDGGVHRVHGRAFVRERADDRTWRIGMGGFWQVHPKAPEVLVEAVMQGLMPRKGETALDLYCGVGLFAGAIAQRVGETGAVLGIESGRRAAEDAQYNLQDLPRVRIEHGKVDTVLPRTQITETDLIVLDPPRAGAGKQVVNHLAGLGARRIAYVACDPAALARDLAYFRTAGYKPRTLRAFDLFPMTHHVECVAILEPAEKGR; encoded by the coding sequence ATGCAGACAGAACCGCAGCCTTCAGAGCAGGCTCCTGAGCAGGCTTCGCTGGTCGGGGAGGAGTACGAGGTCGAGGTCGGTCCCGTCGCGCACGGCGGCCACTGCGTCGCCCGCACCGACGGGGGCCGGGTGCTGTTCGTACGGCACGCGCTGCCCGGCGAGAGGATCGTCGCCCGTGTGACGGACGGCGACGAGGGCTCGCGCTATCTGCGGGCCGACGCGGTCACCGTCCTGGAGGCCTCCAAGGAACGCGTCGAGGCCCCCTGCCCGTACGCGGGCCCCGGCATGTGCGGCGGCTGCGACTGGCAGCACGCCAAGCCGGGCGCGCAGCGCCGCCTCAAGGGCGACGTCATCACCGAGCAGCTTCAGCGACTGGCCGGCCTCACCCCGGAGGAGGCGGGCTGGGACGGCACGGTCATGCCCGCGCCCGGCGACAAACTCCCCGCGGGCGAGGTGCCCCAGTGGCGTACCCGCGTGCAGTACGCCGTCGACGCCGACGGCCGCGCCGGACTGCGCAAGCACCGCTCGCACGACGTACAGCCCGTCGACCACTGCATGATCGCCTCCGAGGGCGTCAGCGAACTCGGCGTCGAGAAGCGCGAGTGGCCGCAGATGGCCTCGGTCGAGGCGATCGCGGCCTCCGGCTCCGGCGACCGCCAGGTGATCCTCGCCCCGCTCAAGGGCGGCCGGCTCCCGCTGGTCGAGCTGGACAGGCCGGTGTCGGTCCTGCGGATCGAGGAGCACGACGGGGGAGTGCACCGGGTCCACGGTCGCGCGTTCGTCCGCGAACGCGCCGACGACCGCACCTGGCGCATCGGCATGGGCGGCTTCTGGCAGGTCCACCCGAAGGCCCCCGAGGTCCTGGTGGAGGCCGTGATGCAGGGCCTGATGCCGCGCAAGGGCGAGACGGCCCTCGATCTCTACTGCGGGGTGGGCCTGTTCGCCGGGGCGATCGCCCAACGCGTGGGCGAGACGGGCGCGGTGCTCGGCATCGAATCCGGCAGGCGCGCGGCGGAGGACGCCCAGTACAACCTCCAGGACCTTCCCAGGGTCCGCATCGAACACGGCAAGGTCGACACGGTGCTGCCCCGCACCCAGATCACCGAGACGGACCTGATCGTCCTCGACCCCCCTCGCGCGGGCGCCGGCAAACAGGTCGTCAACCACCTCGCGGGCCTGGGCGCCCGCCGCATCGCCTACGTGGCCTGCGACCCGGCGGCACTGGCCCGCGACCTGGCCTACTTCCGCACGGCGGGCTACAAGCCACGGACGCTGCGGGCGTTCGACCTGTTCCCGATGACGCACCACGTGGAGTGCGTGGCGATCCTGGAGCCTGCCGAGAAGGGCCGCTGA
- a CDS encoding ScbR family autoregulator-binding transcription factor translates to MQGRAKATRRSLLEAAAQLFEERGYAGTSISDISALSGRTSGAIYFHYACKENLALAVMEEVFDTWPTLVRRHREADIPALEKLVALSFSVARAFRDDVVVRGGSRLWAERKSVDTSLPSPFEGWIETVVGLLEEAGREGVLTPSVIPRKAGNAVVSAFFGLHTVSDALDGREHIEERLHDLWLLLLPALQARPGATSLLDRAYAHLTEASGTPAPAGPQVRKGTGTARR, encoded by the coding sequence GTGCAGGGACGGGCGAAGGCAACACGGCGTTCTCTTCTGGAGGCGGCCGCGCAACTGTTCGAGGAGCGGGGCTACGCGGGCACGAGTATCAGTGACATCAGCGCGCTCTCCGGCCGGACGAGCGGTGCGATCTACTTCCATTACGCGTGCAAGGAGAATCTCGCCCTCGCGGTGATGGAGGAGGTGTTCGACACCTGGCCCACGCTGGTCAGACGCCACCGTGAGGCGGACATCCCGGCCCTGGAGAAGCTCGTCGCGCTGAGTTTCTCGGTCGCCCGCGCCTTCCGGGACGATGTCGTGGTACGAGGCGGCTCACGGCTCTGGGCCGAACGCAAGTCCGTCGACACGTCCCTTCCCTCTCCGTTCGAGGGCTGGATCGAGACGGTGGTCGGCCTGCTGGAGGAGGCCGGTCGCGAGGGCGTACTCACCCCGTCCGTGATCCCCCGGAAGGCGGGGAACGCCGTGGTGTCCGCGTTCTTCGGCCTGCACACCGTCTCCGACGCGCTGGACGGCCGGGAACACATCGAGGAGAGGCTGCACGACCTGTGGCTCCTCCTGCTGCCCGCGCTCCAGGCGCGTCCCGGGGCCACCTCACTGCTCGACCGGGCGTACGCCCACCTCACCGAAGCCTCGGGGACGCCGGCCCCGGCCGGCCCGCAGGTGCGGAAGGGAACCGGGACGGCGCGCCGCTGA
- a CDS encoding ScbA/BarX family gamma-butyrolactone biosynthesis protein: MGVFTGESRLSWSRTVPRELVHRRSAAEVLLTDVRPGRQRGVFDAAASWSRSHPTFPRDGADLHSPLIVIETMRQLGIYLPLRHYAVPPESRLLITDLFFRIDPEREPRATSNSTDVTCRARVTDIRNGADGHVAGLRMEISVRTGSGIFARAGGGARFLGPEQYAAVRGAGATALPPAPTGPRDRPDIGRIAVADPRDVMIALDDGAVRLRPADPRHPFFFDHPSDHVPGMVLLEAARQAGALASEGRCVRPTAGRLKALSFAEFAPAARVLAVPHHRTCGFRVLQGGRYVAYGALEYR, encoded by the coding sequence GTGGGTGTATTCACCGGTGAATCCCGGCTGAGCTGGTCACGGACCGTGCCTCGTGAACTGGTGCACCGCAGGTCGGCGGCGGAGGTGCTGCTCACCGACGTACGTCCCGGCAGGCAGAGGGGCGTGTTCGACGCGGCGGCCTCCTGGTCGAGATCACATCCCACGTTTCCCCGGGACGGTGCCGACCTGCACAGTCCGCTGATCGTCATCGAGACGATGCGCCAGCTCGGTATCTATCTGCCGCTGCGTCATTACGCGGTGCCGCCCGAATCCCGGCTGCTGATCACCGACCTGTTCTTCCGGATCGATCCGGAACGCGAACCCCGCGCCACCTCGAATTCCACGGACGTGACCTGCCGCGCGCGAGTGACCGACATACGCAACGGGGCGGACGGCCATGTCGCCGGACTGCGGATGGAGATCTCCGTCCGAACCGGCTCCGGGATATTCGCACGGGCCGGCGGCGGGGCGCGTTTCCTGGGCCCGGAGCAGTACGCCGCCGTACGCGGCGCCGGGGCGACCGCGCTTCCGCCCGCGCCCACCGGCCCCCGTGACCGGCCGGACATCGGACGGATCGCGGTGGCCGACCCGCGCGATGTGATGATCGCGCTCGACGACGGCGCCGTACGACTGCGGCCGGCCGATCCGCGGCACCCCTTCTTCTTCGACCACCCCTCGGACCATGTGCCGGGCATGGTCCTGCTGGAAGCGGCGCGGCAGGCCGGCGCGCTCGCGAGCGAGGGCCGGTGTGTGCGCCCTACCGCCGGTCGGCTGAAAGCCCTGAGCTTCGCCGAGTTCGCGCCGGCCGCCCGCGTGCTGGCTGTGCCGCACCACCGGACCTGCGGTTTCCGTGTTCTGCAAGGGGGCCGGTATGTCGCCTATGGGGCCCTGGAGTACCGGTAG
- a CDS encoding SHOCT domain-containing protein, whose protein sequence is MTGEMNLANDYPILGAFWTVLFFVLSVLWLILLFRIIADILRDDMAGGVKAGWLLFVILLPFLGVFVYVAVRGRGMGEREQRQTRARQQDFDSYIRATAGAGTSQAEQLAKLVEMHDRGAISDHEFQKAKTKVLH, encoded by the coding sequence ATGACCGGAGAGATGAACCTGGCGAACGACTATCCGATCCTGGGCGCGTTCTGGACGGTCCTCTTCTTCGTCCTGAGCGTGCTGTGGCTGATTCTGCTTTTCCGAATCATCGCGGACATACTCAGGGACGACATGGCCGGAGGAGTCAAGGCCGGCTGGCTGCTGTTCGTGATCCTCCTCCCCTTCCTCGGGGTCTTCGTCTATGTCGCCGTCCGAGGCCGCGGCATGGGAGAACGTGAACAGCGCCAAACGCGGGCCCGGCAGCAGGATTTCGACTCCTACATCCGCGCGACCGCCGGAGCCGGCACCAGTCAGGCGGAACAACTGGCGAAGCTGGTCGAGATGCACGACAGGGGTGCCATCAGCGATCACGAATTCCAGAAGGCGAAGACCAAGGTGCTCCACTGA
- a CDS encoding Fic family protein: MTEVRYIQIDEILAIARAVNGTEHSVRDMGLLVSAIERPRTNVFGAELYPTLHEKAAASLHSVARNHALIDGNKRTAWLAMRAFLRLNGLSASTVPPHVSVAGPFVEEVAQDNIDVPAIAKRLSAWFPVS, encoded by the coding sequence GTGACCGAAGTGCGCTATATCCAGATCGACGAGATTCTGGCCATCGCTCGCGCGGTCAATGGTACCGAGCACAGCGTGCGGGACATGGGACTCTTGGTGTCCGCGATCGAACGGCCCCGGACGAACGTGTTCGGGGCCGAGCTGTATCCCACGCTGCACGAGAAAGCGGCGGCATCGCTGCACTCTGTTGCCCGCAATCACGCGCTGATCGACGGCAACAAACGCACCGCCTGGCTCGCGATGCGCGCCTTCCTGCGGCTGAACGGCCTCAGCGCCAGTACCGTCCCGCCACACGTCTCCGTTGCCGGCCCGTTCGTCGAGGAAGTCGCACAGGACAACATCGATGTACCGGCCATTGCCAAGCGCCTCTCGGCCTGGTTCCCCGTTTCCTGA